A segment of the Triticum urartu cultivar G1812 chromosome 1, Tu2.1, whole genome shotgun sequence genome:
CCGGCTAAACATGGAAAAAAATGCAAGAAGTAGAAATACCATGTAAGCCATGGAATGCCAAAGGAAGCATCATTGCTGGTGTGGTGTATGCTTGCACGCATATGTTAGGCCACGTGCCAGTGCCACACGTTCCTACAGTCCAAGCCCAAGTCCAAGCAAGTCGACTCACTGCACACGGCACGGGCACGGAGAGGCAGCCACGCAAAAACCGCGACCGAGCCAGCCTGAGGCCTGAGCCGAACCTCCACTCCAGGCCGCCGCCGCTGTTGCTTCCGGTTCGCCACCACTCGCTCGGTCGCTCCGCTCGCCGCACCCGCACTGCAGTCTGCATCCCCCTTCCCTTCCCCATGGCCGCCTCGCCTTCCCTCCACGCCCCCCGCCTCCTCCACCTGCTCCCGAACCCCGCCCCGACTCTCGGCAGGCCCCGGCGGCGGCGCCTCGCGACGGCGCCGGCGTCGGCTGTGCCGCCGTCGAGGAACGGGAGCTCGGCGGGGACGGACTGGTGCCCCGTGCCCCCGGAGCAGCGGCCCGTGAACGAGTACGAGGCGCTGGCCGCGTCGCTGCCCTTCTCCTGGGCGGCGGGGGACCTGCGCCTCTACTGCTCCCGCCTCGCCTTCACGGGGGCCGCCTTCGCGCTCTTCGTCGGCCTCCCCGTCGCGGCCTTCGGCGGCCGCGGGGGCGCCGGCGGCGACGCCCTGCACCTCGCGCTCGGGGCCACCGGCTCCGGCATCCTCGCCGTCACGCTCGCCGTCGTGCGCATGTACCTCGGCTGGGCCTACGTCGGGAACCGCCTGCTCAGCGCCACCGTGGAGTGTGAGCCGCCCGCCCGATTTTATATATTCCCCTCTGATCGGCCGGTTTGTAGTGTCTCTGTGCCTGAATTATGTGCGTGATTCCTCGCAGATGAGGAGACGGGATGGTACGACGGGCAGGTGAGATGATACTCATGATCACTCGTTTCTGTGATCTGGTTTTTATTCTGTTAATAACATGCTGACCTGACGACCCTCGGATGCTATGATTGTTCAAGAGCAACTGGCTTTTTGTGAAGTATAATCAGCGGGATGTAAGGGGTTTGAATTGGGGAAGCCACTGGCGGCGCTGAATATAATATAAGTAGCGTGACGCCACCAAAATATCACTGGTTAAGTAATAAGTATATAATTAGCATCACACCATCAAAAGACCACTGAGTAATTGACCGAGATAGCATCACACCACCAAAATATCATTCACAATAGCCGTTCGCTTGCTTATAAGTTATAACTCTGTACCTGAAGTTACTGATGTTCAATATGCACCTAGTGCTGAAGTGTTACCTTCGCTTCTGTATGTTTTTTGCATGTTTATAATAGAAGCCTTGCATGATGAACTTTGTTGGCAAGACTGGTATAGAAATTCAAAGATGGCATAGCATGGACATTTTCATTGGACGCCAATTATTCAATCATCTCTGAAGCATATACACTTCCGTTTCAGTTTGTTATACCAATTCATCATTTGTATTGATTCATACACTTGATGCACTTTTCTGCTCCAGTTCTAAGGAGGAACAACTTAGTAAGGAAACCCAATTAACTCTTTATTCTACCTTGCACATAAGCTGTGATGTAAACAGTAAACATGAGGGAACTTATTTCGCCCTTGTAGTATTGACACATTCCTCGGATGCCATTAAAACTGGGCTTTTTATTTACTCTAGATAGGTCAAGTTACCCCCTTCACTGATTTCATTATTGATGATGTAAGGGATTTGAACTAGAGAAGCGGCAGTCAGCACCCAATATAATATAAGTAGCATCACACCACCAAAGTATGAAGCTGGATAAGTAATAAAAGTAGCATCATTCCACCAAAAGATCACTGAATAAGAGGCATAAGTAGCATTGCGCCACCAAAAGATCACTAAATAAGAGACGCAAGTAGCATCACACCACCTAAAGATCACCGAGCAAGTGACACAAGTAGCATCACGCCACCAAAAGATCATTCACACTACTTGTTTAATTCCTTATAAGTTACTATAACTGTGTGCCTGAAATTACTGATGTATTCAGTATAACTCTGCCTGAAACTGCTGATGTATTCAGCATAACTCTGTGCCTGAAATTACTGATGTACTACTGAAGTGTTTGTATGCTTATGTATTTTTGTAACTGAAGCCTCGCATAATGGACTTTGTTGCCAACAGTGATATGAAATTCAAAGATGATATACCAAAAACACATGTTCACAGGATGCCAATTAATTAATCATCTCTGAAGAGTACACATTAACTTATAAATGGAGTTTCAGTTATGTTGGTTATGACGGTGCTTCACTTGTTTTGATTCATACACTTCATGCATTTTATGCTGCAACTCTAGCGCGGAGCAATTTAGTAAAGAAACCCAGCTAGCTTTAACAGAAGTTATGATGTAAACATGACGACTTATTTCGCCCATGTAGTATTTAACCCATTCAGCCGATGCTATTAAAACAGGGCTATTCTTTTTTAGTCTAGATGGGTTAGGTTGCCCCCTTCACTGATTTCATTCTTGATGATGTTGCAGATATTATGCTGACTAGATTAATTTATGCATGGAGATATGAGAAAATAGTGTACATATTCAGCACCAGGCATTGGAATTAGCTGTGGCATCCTGACTCTGTTTCTTACTCTTGGCAGATATGGGTTAAAACCCCAGAAGTTCTAGCTCGTGATCGTCTTCTCGGATCATTTTCTGTAAGTTGACATCATACATGTTAACCTCTGACATCCTAGTCCACTTTGGTCTGATCGGTTATGTTAACTGTCAAAGTGCTTCTTTTCTGTTGAGATACCTGTCAAGAAGCTAGGGAAATGAATATTGAATGGTGTATGCACATGGCATGAGCTGTGTAATTATTGACAAGAATATACTCGTATAAAGAACCGATTGCCTGGATCTACCTTTTATGGGCGTTATCTGGACCAGTCTGTTTCTAAAATGATGCACACTATTAAACTGCCATGTTCCTATAAAAAAAAGTAGTATTAAACTGTGATAGGCGTGGGCCACTGGGAGCTACTAAATCATGCATTAGGAATCTTTCTGTAGGACTTTGTTTGGTGTAACAGGCTACGCATTATAGCTTTACGAGACTAAGCAATAAGAAACAGTTGGTCTTTACATCATCTCAAGTCTTCTCCCTGATGATGCTGTCTATTTCCAGTATCCCATCTCATTCAAGCGGCGCCGTGCTGGCCACCTTCTGTGTAACGCTGACCCCTTCGTGAACCAAGTTTCATGATATTAGTCATACTTGCATTGCATGGTCATGCTGTAAAAGGGGGAAAAAACTAACATGGTAGCACATGCTGCTTCTTCAGGTGAAGCCGGTGCTGAACAGAGTGAAGTTCACCCTGGTGGGCCTGGCGGTGTCGCTGACCCTCTGCATCCTCCTCTACGCCAACACCGAGAAGCCGAGGGAGCCGCTGGAGAACCCCGCTGGCGGGAGGGCCATCCCCGGGGTGTACAGCGACGCCGCCGCGAGGTCGTTCGAGCCCGACGCCTTCTGCGGGGAGCCCGACCTCGGCGGCGACCAGTCGTAACTTTCGACGGTGGTTCTGGTGGAAGGCGATGACAGGATCATCTATCTCATAGCATCCATCCTGTTCATCAGGGTGAAGTGGTGTAAATATCTAGCCGTACATAGCGATAGTCCATACGAAAAATGAAATTGTATGTAGCTGTTGGTCCTGTGTATCTTGGTCCGGTTTGGCTGGCGGGGACGTGACAGGCGAGGTGACGGCGACGCCGTTGGGTCATCCGCCAGCGCCAGGAATGTCGTTGACGCGGTTGGGAGCGTTCGCGTCTTGTGTGGCGGGCGTGCTGGCCGCCGAAACCGGGTGGAAGCTGCCTGCCTGAGAAAACGATGCGTCTCCGTCCCACTTGCTGAGAACGTATCTCTCTCGGCGGGCGCTTTTCCGGATCGAATCCAGGGAGGAGTCCATTCCGGAGCTCGGCGTTTCCTCAGGCCGGCAACTCTTCGCCGCCACAGGGCCTGATGCCGGCATAAAATCACCCGTGGACCGTTCCTTTTAAGAAAACCCGGGTATCAGGCACGGACTTGCTAAATTTGTTACGGGCACTCACTTGTCTTATTTAATTTTTTTAAGAGGGGAGGAAAATATCTTATAAGGACCCCAATAGCCAACGAACGTTAATCGGGAAGCATGGCACTTGCGAATGTTTTTCATGACAAGTTCTTCGAAAGCACATGGCAATTTTTTCACGAACACGTGGGAACTTGTGCGCAAAGGGATTTTGCTGCGAAAATGACCATGGCGGGATTGCAGTTATCCGAAGCTGTGGGTGGCCAGCAAAAGTTACGGGCACTCAGTTCGTCGCTGTGACCTAAAGCTTTGAAAACGATAGCCACAGCCTCCAACATCACAAATCCGTCCAGTTCTTCACCGGATACCCGCGGCATGGCGGTATTCCTCGCGAAAGTTGGAGCTCAATGTCGAGCACAACCACTGCCCTAACCATTCGCCACCGCACACGATTTTTCAAGCACAGCTCATAGCCATTCCACCTCCGTTTTTCAGCCAGAAAAACCATTGCATTTATATTTTTTTTAAGCAGAgaattctactccctccgttccataatagAAGGGCGCGTTTTTTAGGCCAGCCTATCTAAAAAACGGCTTTTCTATTATGGAACAGAGGGAAGGTTTTGAAATGTCCGCTTCGAGAAGGCATTGAAAATTAGTACAGAGCCCCGGAAAATCCGAGAAGGGGGAATGTGTCCGTGCCGCTTGGGGTCAAAcatgccgtcgccgccgccccggctgGAATCCAAACCCCTCGCCCTCGGGTCCGTCCACCCCGCAAAACGCCCACGCCCACGCGCAGGCCTCACCAGCACCACCACCTTCCCCCACACGGCAGCCAGAGCCGCGCCAGCGAGGCAGCCGCCGCGCCGGCACAGCACAATCcttccctccctccctccctcgctAGCTAATCGCCCACCAAATACTCGCTCGCTCCTCCCCTCGCCTCGCCTGCGGCCCATCCCATCCCATTCCGCCCGCGCTTTAACCCGCTGTCGTCGATTAATTAACTAGGCCCACTTGCGCTGCTCTAATTCCGCCAGCGGCAGCGGCAGGGGGCGGAGGAGGATCCGGCGGGGATTGGGATCGGGCGGCGGTCGATGCCGGCTGGCGGGGCATGGCCGGGCGCCGAGCGATGAGGACGGGAGGCACGGGCATGCGGGGGCTCGCCGCCGCGGCGCGCTCCTCGCCCGCGCTCCCCTTCCTGCTGGCGGCCGCCTCGGCCGCCGCGCTCGTCGGGGGCGCCTACTTCTGGGTGGTGGTCGCCTCGTTCCGCCTCCCCGACTCGCAGGCCCTCGGGTGCCGGCCCGACGGCGAGGGCTCCTGGGCCATCGGGGTCTTCTACGGCAGCAGCCCCTTCCACCTCCGCCCCATCGAGCTGGTGAGGAGCCTCGAGCCTTCAAGGCTGTGTGTGGTGTGGGTTTTGACTTTCGGGGAGGCGCTGGGGTGCTCACTGCTGTTTTGATTTGGTTCGCGCAGGAAGGGAGGAGCAGCGCCAACGGCTCCGCGTGGCCGGTGGCCAACCCCGTGCTCACCTGCGCCTCCGCCACCGACGCCGGCTACCCCAGCAACTTCGTCGCCGACCCCTTCCTCTACCTGCAGGTACGGTCCGTCAACTCTGCGGAATTGCGCTTTACTGCTGTGTGTACATGTACGGGCATCTCGCGAAATTTGCGGCGTCAGGGCTGCAAATCCTTGATCCTTGAGCTGCTAAACAAGCGAAATTCAGGCTGACTGGGTGGATTTTGGTGGCGGTTGCGGTGTTTCTGAATTCAGCTCCTCTGCAACCGAGGCTTAGCAAGCGCTTGCGGCTCGACTCTCGGATGCTTAGGAGTAGGACAGGATTTGGGAGTGCGATGTCTATCTGGGTAGCTGGATATGGTGTTCTGACGGTTCTATTAGCATGTGGAAGACATTGTATCAACTGTTCTAGTCGGGGATGCAAAATTAACTACCAAGCTTGGTGCGTACTGAATTGCCAGTGCATCATGAACAATTTAACTTGATAACTTTACTTGGGGAGGACTGCAACCTTGTTTATACTGAAACATTGTCTCCATGGCATGATTGAACACTTCAGCTATTAATCCTGTAATTTGATTGTAAAACAGACTAACTACCACTCGAACATGCTTGCATGAAAAAGAATTAGTGTGATTCTGAAATGTATTTTTGAGGAAATTTAGCTTCTGAAATGCTGCTGATTTGGTTGATGGTTTCAGACTTTCATGCACCAAAGTACCAAACAAAAGCACATCGTTAGCGTACTTGTACACTGCATGACAACATAAGTGGATTTGCCCAATTAAATAGTTTTTATAAGGCCCAGAAACACATTTGAGGATATTTGTTTGTGCATTTACCTGTTTTGGATGATATTTATGTTACACTTCATACAAGACATCTAAATCATGTTTCTTAATACTTTTTATCAACCTAGAAATGCCATCTTCATGGATTATATGTTTGGACTTATGTTCATAGAAGTATTCTTGAGTTGAGAAAGAACTTCATGCGATTTACCTTCTGCATTCTTTTCTACTTACCATAATATGTTTTGCATTGATATTTTCTGGAATTCTCAACCGGATATTACTTCTTATTCGTCTCTCAGGGCGACACACTGTTTCTTTTCTTTGAAACAAAAACAACTACCTCAATGCATGGTGATATTGGTGTTGCAAGAAGCTTCGATCAAGGTGCAACATGGGAGTTTCTTGGTATTGCTCTAGATGAGGCATGGCACCTGTCCTACCCTTTTGTGTTCAAATATGAGAATGAGGTATATTTTTCACTCTGTATCTGTTACCTGAGAACTAAGTGGCTATTTCTGGAGATGTCGAGGTACTAACTTTCTCTTTTTTCAGATTTATATGATGCCAGAGGGGAACAAAAAGAAGGAGCTTCGACTTTATCGTGCTACTAAATTTCCGCTCGAATGGACATTGGAGAAGGTGCTCATCAACAAACCACTTATTGACGCCTCATTAGTCCAATATGAGGATAACTGGTGGCTCTTTGCCTCGGATTTTACACGGTATGGAACTGAGAAGAATGCAGAGCTTGAGATTTGGTACAGTAGCTCTCCTCTTGGTCCTTGGAAAGAGCACAGGCAGAACCCTATTTACAAAGCTGACAAAAGTTTGGGAGCTCGAAATGGTGGAAGGCTCTTCATGTTTGAAGGGTCGTTGTATCGTCCAGGTCAGGATTGCAGCGGAACCTATGGACGGAAGGTTAAGTTGTACAAAGTTGAAAAGCTAAGCAAGGAAGAATACAAAGAGGTGCCAGTAGAACTTGGGATTGAAGAGCCAAAGAAGGGGAGAAATGCCTGGAATGGTATGAGGTACCATCACTTGGACGCGCAGCAACTTGACTCTGGTAGATGGATAGCTGTAATGGATGGTGACCGCGTTCCTTCAGGCGATTCAACGCGAAGGTCCATCTCTGGTTACCTGGGTTTCTTGCTAGCCATAGTTCTGGTCACTTTTGTGGGGTTTGTGAAAGGTGCAATCAATTGCTACATCCCTCCGAGTTTCTGGGCTGCCCCGGCAAGGAGAAATGAATTGTCCCGTATCGTGCCTGTCTACCGCTTCAACCAGAAAGTCCGCAGATATTCTACCAGCCTTGGCAGATACATCACAGCCACCAAAGCAAGGCTCAATGAGAAAACATGGTCCAACAAGCTCTTCTTCTGCGTGATTGCTCTATTAGGGACCATGAACGTCTGCATCGCTGTGCACTTCCTACTTGGTGGTAATGGCACGGAAGAGGCATACACACATCAAGGTCAGCGCTCTCAGTTCACGTTGGTCACCATGACATATGAAGCTCGGCTCTGGAACTTGAAAATGTTCGTCGAACACTACTCCAGATGCGAGTCGGTCAGGGAGATAGTTGTCGTCTGGAACAAAGGCAACCCTCCTGGCAGTGATGCCTTCGACTCCACGGTGCCTGTCAGGATACGAGTGGAGGAGCTCAACTCTCTCAACAACAGGTTCAGAGTCGACCCTCTGATAAAGACCCGGGCCGTCCTCGAGCTGGACGACGACATCATGATGACCTGCAGCGACGTAGAGAAAGGGTTCAAGGTGTGGAGGGAGCACCCCGAGCGGATGGTCGGCTTCTACCCACGGATGATCGACGGCGACCCTCCGCAGTACAGGAACGAGCGGTACGCCAGGGGCAAGAAGGGCTACAACCTGATCCTCACAGGTGCCGCATTCATGGACAGTGAGTTTGCTTTCAAGAGGTACTGGAGCGAGGAGGCCAAGGAAGGGAGGGACTACGTGCACAAGAACTTCAACTGTGAGGACCTGCTGATGAACTTCATGTACGCGAACGCGAGCTCCGGTGCCGGGGGGAGGACGGTGGAGTACGTGCACCCGGCGTGGGCCATCGACACCTCCAAGCTCTCCTCCGTCGCCATCAGCCGCGACACCCAGAAGCACTACGACGTGAGGACCAAGTGCCTGGCCAAGTTCTCCTCCATATACGGCCCTCTGCCACAGAAATGGGAGTTCGGCAGGCGACAAGATGGCTGGGACAAATAGCCCGGGCTCTGGACAGTGGGGGCGGGAGATAGTACACAACCAACAGATGCAAATGCTTAGAACTTTTTTTGTTGTTGGTCCCGTGGGAAGTTTTGCAGCACGGGACGGAAATGCTATAACCTGCTTGGTAGAAGTGTCTATTAGATTTTGGCTAGAAGCCTAGATTGCAGTAGATCAAGATCTCTTCAGTGTCTGGTTCAATGCTCAAAATAGGCCAACTGCAATGCGCTAAGATTCGATTGGGTCGTATGCTTGTCCTTTTCTCATAGATATTCTTTTTGCACTTTGTTTCTCCAATTGTAAATGGTGTGGTTTTGCTTATCAAACTAGAGTGCAAGGAATTCATCTTAGATGTTTCAGAATTTTGTTCACGTCACTAGAGTGGACTGCAGTGGCAGGAGAAATTCTAACGTTTTGTGGCGTGCGATAGCGAGACTGGCGGGAAAGTATCCGGTGCTCCCAGCCTTTGGGTACTCCCGGTGCTCCAATGTTAAAAAATGTTTTTAAATATTTCAAAGAATTCTGGAAAAAAATGAGAATGATCACAAGGAATGTTACCACATCCCCTAAAAATTTCAGGTCCAAAATCGAAATGTACATTCAGTAACAAAAAAGAGAAATCCAGATCTAAATAGTATCAATGTTGCTTTTGTCTCTTCTTTACACTATTCATGCTAGATTTCATATTTTTGTTTCTCAATGTGTGTTTCGAATTTGGACTTGAAATTTGGAGGGCTTGTAGTCATATTCATTATGAACATTcacaatttttttttaaaaaaatgaaatattaaaaaaatgttttttgACATTAGAGTACCGGGAGTACCCAAGACTGGGAGCATTGGATACTTTCCCCGAGACTGGCCTAGCCGGTTGGTAGAAGTCCAAGCTTTGCCCGTCTAACTAAAATTTCACTGGACAGATTGCATGGAAGCTACCAAAGCAAACCAACCCTAAAATTGCTGAATTCTCATAGAAAGTACGACCCTACAACTATCAGCAGATGAACAAACATGAGACAGAGTTCCGTTTTTTCCCTTCTCAAGTCGCTAATTTACCTAATCTTCGAACATGAAACGACTAGAGAGCACCGAACAAACATTTGAGTTACACAACAGGAGGCGACTGGTCTAGCTGAGGATGCGACTGCAGCTTTTTGTTTGCGCATCCAACTTATTTCTTCCTTCCGCGGGTTGACTTCGTCTTCTTGCTAGCAGCTGCACTGGCTGGTTTCTCTGCAGTTTCCTGCGATTCATACCATACAGAAATTCAAGTGGTGAAATGTTGTCATGCAGAAAAGATATAGTACTACCCCAGCAGGGCAAATGTGTTATTGTTAGTGCACAATTCAACACTAAACACAATCCTATAGGAGCCCCCGAGGGAAAATCGTCTAGAATTATTACAGCACTAGTTTTCAAAATATAGCTTCTGCTATTTGTATCTACCCGGCTGCTTATTCATTTGAAAATACTGTTGGGAAATGTGCATCTGTCTTGTGGTGATGTTGATATCAGGCGTGTTGCACAATGGAATCATCTACAGTTCAAACTAGGGCAGGTAGCCTGGTGGTGAATTGGTGATGTCTAGCACTACCCAAATAGTGGTACGAATATCAGATACACACTAGGCCAAAGTTTGGGTTGCATATGATGCTAGAAAATGATGTTTCCAGACAAGGCCAAGGATTACATATATAAGCACTATAACATGAAGTGGCATTTTGGTGGATGTATGTACCTTCCGCTTCAATGGCACTGATGTGCTAACAGTTGGCTTGAAAAATGACTCGAGCCTGATTAAATCAAGTCAACAATTATTACAGTATGATGATCTATGATCAAGTTCAAGTGCTAAGAAAGTGACTATGCACACATGTATTATTCTTAAGAACCATGTATGTGAATATATAATGCTCACCTTCCTTGGGATGATTTATTCTTCGCCGATTTAATCTTCTCTATGGCCTACATGAAACCCATGACATATGGTTGATAAAAATGTTTAAATAACTGGAACAGAGAGAGACAAGAAAAATGCATGCCTTTGTCACACGATCTTGATTGAAACCATTTTCTTTCACCAGAAAGTTCACGAGGCCCTGGGGAAAGATTAGAAGTAATGGGTATTTTCAATTGTTCACTTCCTGTTCACGAGGCAAGTAACAAGGACAGTAGACATACCTCCTCATCAGGTGCAGTCCATTTGAGCTCGGGAATATCCAGTGTTACATCGGGTTCCTTGAACATGCGCCGAGCTTCTTGATAAGGCCAGTCCTCAGGAATTTGATATCTACAGTAGACAATGGACACATGCGAAGAAATTAAAAACCAACACAAACCAGAATTTCACTGGCCAAGAGGTGCATGACTTTAAAGCGGATAAATCTTGGGCCACTGTGCTACACAACTGACATGTTGGATTCAGCTGAGCACTAAGTCAATAGAAAAACCTTCAAAATGGATAAGGACTAACTTGTCTTTATTAATATTTTCCAGAATGCCCTCAATGGACCCGTGCTGACGAATGAGCTTCAGAGCTGTAAGACCACCAATGCCTAGTGGACAAGATTCCATACAGTTAGAAAACTTCTCTGCTAGCTACATAATTTGGTAAATGTGGACTACAAAATGAAAGCGAAAGAGTAAGCAATGATACCTTTAATGCTATCACAGTAGTCACATCCACAGAGGATGCACAAGTCAATGAATTGGTCCATAGTGAATTCAAGCTCCTCAAGAATCTGCAGTATGAAATTTGGTTAAGTGTATACAAGATAAGGATGAAACTTATGCTCAACATAATACTGCATACTTTCGCAACTTCAAATTCCATAACAGGTATTTTCCTGGAACTTGGATCCATCAAATGACGAACAAACCGTGTAGCTCCAAAAGTAAGTGAGTCCATATCTTCGGATGCAACAGCATACACCTACAAAATAAACTGTactaaataaaaatggaagcagaGGGTGAAAACAAGAAGGTAGTGGAAGTCCACTATGTTAATATTACCTTGTCATTCTTGCAAAGGGCAGCACATTGTGATTCTGCTTCACAAGGAGCCTATTGGTGGTACAGGAGAGGGAACTTtaagtgaaattaacagcatcaCAAACACACAATAAATCATAAACTATATGCTGATAGAAAGCAAATTTACCAATTCCACATAAAAACATGATTATATATGTTAATGTGTACCCTGTAAAATATGTATGGCAGTGAGCAAAACTGAATTTACCTCCACAACAGGAACACCCATCAGTCTTAGTAGACGCTTACAATCATCATTGTGCTGCTTCGTGACCTGCTCATAAAGGACATGGAAAGATGTAAAGCTAGAATTTACTCTGAGAACTAATTCATCGCATATATTACATAACATCACTTTATGCAAAAAAAAGGTACAAAAGTTCAGTTGATACTTGCTCAGTGAAGGAACCAGTTGGCTCCTAGCACAATGCAAATCGTCTTACATTAAGGAGATTACGAGTGATGAAAAATTTCAAGACTCTTTATCACAAACAACTGAAAATAGTAATTTCTCACCTTTACAGTTCTCTTGCTGAATTTTTCAATTGCATCCGTATCTCCTGCCTAGAACAACAAAATGCATTTCGCATAGGGGGTCAAAAGAGAGAGCATAGAAGAACAGCGTGGATAAAAAACTGATCAAAGCAACGTCAGCAAACCTCTACTGCCTTCGTCAGCCCTTCTGTTGCTTCATTCCTCTTTGCGTGTCTGACAAGTATTCCAGGTTAGCATTGTATAACCTAAAAAGTAGTGAAGGCAAACATATAAAGTGTGCTAGGAAACAACCAAAGGATAAATAACCTTTTTAAAAGCTCGTCCTTCTTCATTTCAGGAGGCTTGCCATCAAAAACATATCTGCATGAGCAATGTTGTGATCCCATTAAAAATAGACTGATATTTTCACATGTAATTATATGAAAAATTTCTGATATTAAGAAATGAAAGAATTTGGATTTACACTGGTTTAATTCCTGCCTCGAGCAACCTTATTGTCCGGCTGAACATGCCTTGCAAATGACTGTCCAAGAAAAAGAAAGAACCGCATGAACATACATACTAGGACTATAAACTTTGAGCAGTACTTCAAGTCAAATAATATTAAGTATGGTtggagagagagaaagagatctAAACCTGGTGACATCGCCGGCTTCGTTTGTAAGGGTTTCCATCCCTGTCCTTCCAACTACAATCTGTACAAGGGAAAGCATAAGAAACATATCTCACCTTTCATCGCGTTAGGTAAAAAAAGGGTTTGCTATTATCTCACAACTGCTTGTTAACATCCACACAGAAGAAAGTTCATCGGTGCAACTTCAAATTTTTCCTTCCTTTATGTTGTAAATAAGAGAAAACATCCTATGCTAGAGGCAATCAGCTCATTGTTAATCAACCCAGCCAAAGTAAGAACACGCAACTTATATGCCCAAGGGGTGGGTGAAAATTTGGCAGCCTACTGCAACAATCTTCTAAGAGTATAAAATGGGAAATATTCCAGCACTGGGCAACCAGTATCACAAAACTGCCACCACACGAGGGTCTACAAAACCCTAAACCCAACCTAAGAGAGCAAATCTGCTATAGGCCCAATCGTAGAATGCGCGTAGAGTCAGCGACCAGCCGCATATAGAGATGGACTCTTCAGCACAAAACTGGCCGAGGCCACTGTCGTGCAAGCACAATACTACATAGAAACAAACAGTAAATGGAGGAGAGGCCATGCGGGTCAGGGGAGAATGGGGGCTATACGAGGAACTGGTAGATGCACATGCTGGCGTCGACGGCGATGCGGCGGCCGAAGTAGCTCTCGAACTTCTGCTCCCTCATCGACTTGGGCGCGTTGTCCGCCAGCAGCTTCGTCAAACCCTACAGCCACGCACAAAA
Coding sequences within it:
- the LOC125526781 gene encoding glucosamine inositolphosphorylceramide transferase 1, which translates into the protein MAGRRAMRTGGTGMRGLAAAARSSPALPFLLAAASAAALVGGAYFWVVVASFRLPDSQALGCRPDGEGSWAIGVFYGSSPFHLRPIELEGRSSANGSAWPVANPVLTCASATDAGYPSNFVADPFLYLQGDTLFLFFETKTTTSMHGDIGVARSFDQGATWEFLGIALDEAWHLSYPFVFKYENEIYMMPEGNKKKELRLYRATKFPLEWTLEKVLINKPLIDASLVQYEDNWWLFASDFTRYGTEKNAELEIWYSSSPLGPWKEHRQNPIYKADKSLGARNGGRLFMFEGSLYRPGQDCSGTYGRKVKLYKVEKLSKEEYKEVPVELGIEEPKKGRNAWNGMRYHHLDAQQLDSGRWIAVMDGDRVPSGDSTRRSISGYLGFLLAIVLVTFVGFVKGAINCYIPPSFWAAPARRNELSRIVPVYRFNQKVRRYSTSLGRYITATKARLNEKTWSNKLFFCVIALLGTMNVCIAVHFLLGGNGTEEAYTHQGQRSQFTLVTMTYEARLWNLKMFVEHYSRCESVREIVVVWNKGNPPGSDAFDSTVPVRIRVEELNSLNNRFRVDPLIKTRAVLELDDDIMMTCSDVEKGFKVWREHPERMVGFYPRMIDGDPPQYRNERYARGKKGYNLILTGAAFMDSEFAFKRYWSEEAKEGRDYVHKNFNCEDLLMNFMYANASSGAGGRTVEYVHPAWAIDTSKLSSVAISRDTQKHYDVRTKCLAKFSSIYGPLPQKWEFGRRQDGWDK
- the LOC125526792 gene encoding flap endonuclease 1-A, with the protein product MGVKGLTKLLADNAPKSMREQKFESYFGRRIAVDASMCIYQFLIVVGRTGMETLTNEAGDVTSHLQGMFSRTIRLLEAGIKPVYVFDGKPPEMKKDELLKRHAKRNEATEGLTKAVEAGDTDAIEKFSKRTVKVTKQHNDDCKRLLRLMGVPVVEAPCEAESQCAALCKNDKVYAVASEDMDSLTFGATRFVRHLMDPSSRKIPVMEFEVAKILEELEFTMDQFIDLCILCGCDYCDSIKGIGGLTALKLIRQHGSIEGILENINKDKYQIPEDWPYQEARRMFKEPDVTLDIPELKWTAPDEEGLVNFLVKENGFNQDRVTKAIEKIKSAKNKSSQGRLESFFKPTVSTSVPLKRKETAEKPASAAASKKTKSTRGRKK
- the LOC125526801 gene encoding uncharacterized protein ycf36; amino-acid sequence: MAASPSLHAPRLLHLLPNPAPTLGRPRRRRLATAPASAVPPSRNGSSAGTDWCPVPPEQRPVNEYEALAASLPFSWAAGDLRLYCSRLAFTGAAFALFVGLPVAAFGGRGGAGGDALHLALGATGSGILAVTLAVVRMYLGWAYVGNRLLSATVEYEETGWYDGQIWVKTPEVLARDRLLGSFSVKPVLNRVKFTLVGLAVSLTLCILLYANTEKPREPLENPAGGRAIPGVYSDAAARSFEPDAFCGEPDLGGDQS